Part of the Lycium ferocissimum isolate CSIRO_LF1 chromosome 6, AGI_CSIRO_Lferr_CH_V1, whole genome shotgun sequence genome, GTCGTGTGACTCTAGATCAATTGTCGAAACTTCGCATCTTCTTTGCTTTCGGTGTTCGCTCCGGGAATGGGTTTAGGTCCTTTTTTGATCACGACCCGGGCTTGATAATCAGTTGATTGCACAAATATTTTAAACCTTTCCTTCCAGTGGCCATAATGCTCACCATTAAAATATGGTGGTCTTGTTGTGGAGTGCCCATCTTGCAATATTGCTCCAGGAATCTGATATCCAGCCATTTGATCTTTTCTCACGTGCGGTTAAGCACTGAAAGTGAgaccttgctctgataccaattgaaagtgcaagaggggggggggggtgaattgtTAAAATTTTCGCTCTGTTAGTCGACTAGGTCAAGACGATAGTCGACTACCTACTCAGTGAATATTTAGGCAAGTGCAGAAAATAAATGAcacatataatttatactggttcagattcaatgtgaatcctagtccagtccccttgggttgcaagggtgaTCTCTGCAACTCTTTTATAAGGTTTGGTAcaatggaggttttgaatgaagttcctacgtctacactcaaaaCACTCTTATTCTTTTTGATACAAAGCCTCACAAACTATGACTCTCCTTTCTCTCTTATTACACTATGAATCACACGGACTCGACAATGTTTGTTTGAAAGTAAAAAGCGAGCAATGGAGGTAATGAGACAATTGCATAATTCTTCGTTTGTGAGGCAGCCCGTTTATATAGCTTTAGGCACTTCACGCAGAGAGTTCAACCCAAGGGATTTGATCCTTGGAAATGGAATCAGAGAtcctatttccaagaataagaCTGAGCTGTTGCTGCTTTCCTTGTGCGTTGAAGGCAGCAGTAGATTTCTTGCACCTCATGAGATATGCCTTTgatattttttccttcttgaaatgATTTGATGCTGCTGAAATAATTCCTCTTTAAAAACTTGCTGCTTTCCTTGTGCGTTGAGGCAACGAGATTCTTACACCTCATGAGATATGCCTTtgatatttttccttcttgaaatgATTTGATCTTTCTTTGAAATAATTCCTCTTTAAATTGCAGATGTGATTTCCTTCTTTTGAAAGATATGCGGCTGAGAGTTACAGCTGGTTGCCCTAACCACGTTTGGGCTAGGAAGCCATATGTCGAGTGAGCCCAGCTCGTTGGGGCTACTCTGTGGGCTTCCAAGTtgttggggctgttttgtggGCTCACATATATTCCTTATGTGATTTAATTTCTATACCTGcacaagtaaaattgtcatcataaaaacttgacACTGACAGATTAGTGCTGGAAGTGCATCAATTCTGTAATGTCTAATGGATTTTATATGAAGAGGATGTGTTCTAGGTATAATTCGTCTTCTGGAAATATGGAGGCTCGGATGAGCTCAATAAAACATATAGAAAAAATTAAGTAGCTAAGAAAGTCGTTTTTGCCTTAACTTCATATGCATGTGCTGCATACATTTATTAACGTCTTACATAGTTGAACTGGTCGCAGGTTTTGGTCATCTTTTGTGGGCCAAATGCTGTGAAAGTGAATGTAATTCGCAGCATTTTAACTCAAATAATGAACAAGGAATCTTTGAGTCGGCTGATATTAGTCATTCAAAATCAAATGACTAATCCAGCTATGAAAGTTGTGGAAGAGCTCCCATTCAAAGCTGAGATTTTCCAGGTAAAGTATGTATTCCTGTTTGTGATTTTGTTGAACAGTTCTGTTGCCGTGACTAAAACAGGGTACTTATTACCAATGAAGTTATTAATTAAGATGTGTTCTGAATTTGCTTGACAAGTGAGGTTAGATCTCAGAATGAATAAAGATTTGTTATCATTGGCATTTATTAAGAAGGTACAAAGAAAACCCTGATAGATGTACGTTCAAAATGGGTTTTCCAATTCGAAGTCTCTTTTAGTTGCTTGGATCATTTAAAAGTTTTCTCCTTAATGAAGGAAAGAATGGATTTTTCATCCTAATGATTAATGCATACAGTGATACAGCACGTAAAGTGTTTCTGATTTTCTGTGAACTTCCAAATGTTTCTACTGTTACCTATaacatggagaaaaaattgTAAATGTCTTCCCAGTCTGGCTTAAAAGGAGCTACATTTATTTGGTTATTCGTTCCCCCTTAATATATGTTTCTGCCGAGACAAGTTCCATGCTCCATATTTTCCATTTGATGAAGGTTCTGTGGTAGTTGGTCAAagtttattttccttatttggcTCTCATTAATTTCTGAAAGGACTAAAAATGCTTTACTTCAAGAATCGAAGTAAATTTATGCAAACAATTAATATTATGTCTCAGCAATATGCTAAAAGTGTCCGGCTCCTATTTGCAAATTCTTGCAGATCACAGACTTGCTTGTCAACATcacaaaacatattttaaagCCAAAGCATGAGTTGTTGAACGATGCAGAGAAAGAGAAGCTGTTGAAGAAGTTCAACTTGGAAGAGAAGCAGGTTTGCCTTTGAATTTGCAAAACATTCCTTTATATCCGTACAACTGTGCATCTCCTTAGTGTATCTGTTTAACTTAAGCTTTCTATTAAAGCTTTGATTCCCAGCTTCCTCAGTTGACTTTACCCAGATAAACGATTTTCTATCATCTTCTTCTCTGATGACTTCACTCAAAAAGGGACTTGCTGTTAAATTCCCGGAAGGCAAAGATCGTTTTCTCATACACTTTACAGTCCATAATCTGGTAGAATTAATATCTCCGTGATGTGGTCAGAGTAGTTGCTGCCATCTAGGCTCCACAGTTGGTAAAAGTCGGTCAGTTTTTGTCCCCAGGGGGATGGTTGGGACGTTGAGTTGTTCTCACAGCTAGGCAGGATCCTAGATAATATGACCTTTTGAGCCAAGACCTAGAATTCTTTTGCATTAACAGACGCCTTCTAATATGTATCTTTCTTGAAGAGTGCCTTCTAATACTTatcttttcatgaaattttcatgaaaagatCGTTAGTTTAATGTAGAGCGGTATTAGTGATTTCTGCATTACTTTTTTAGAAGAACTTTATCTTTGTCATTATCCCTTAACTGCAAGGGTGAAATGATCCAGATGCTGTTCTACAGCTTTTAGTTTATGTATTTGTAGACTGCTGCCTTTtcattctcaattttttttttatctactCTTGCCTTTTTCTATGACTGGGAGGCGGTACTTTCCCTGTCTCTCAATTGAAACTACACTACCTATCAGAAGTTAATAGGTGTAGGGGCGGGATACTGCCTTTTCATCTTATGCAGAACAATGGTATTGTTGCTGTGCACTCTAATGATATTTCGCAGTTCATATGGCTCTATATGGACTTCAGTCTACCTCTTTTTTCCTTCTAACATTATCAATATAGTTTCGTTTATCTAAATATTTCTGAGTATTGTTCTTGTATTGATGCTTTCCAGCTACCGCGGATGTCTCAAAAGGACGCAATTGCTCGGTACTATGGACTGGAGAAGGGGGCAAGTGGTGAAGGTCACATACAGCAGTGAAATCATCGAGACTCTTGTTACTTATAGCTGTGTCTGGTGATACCATATCTTGTCCTGTTAACATGTTTTTGACTATCTCCACTTTTTAACTCAAATGTAGAGCTTGTAGCAGTATTTTAGTACACTATCATTGTTGCTCTGCTTTTTGTGGTATGCCAAGGTTGTCTTAACTTCATAGTGTTGTGCTAGTAGGAGTGGTGGTGAGCTACTGTAATTTGCAAACTTTGATCATGTTGCAATGTTAATAGGAGTTTTAACAGCTAGTTTTAACTTTTCCATTTGTGTATCCTCACTAACTTATATATTATGGTAGAGTAAAATTTCGATACAACTTCTGGTGTTAAAGAGCTTTTTCATGGATCAGTTAAACAATATAGTAAATATTACTCTCAAGTTATTGGGAGAGATTTTTGTCTTAACGTAGGACAGGAGATAAAAGTTGTGCATGCCTTTACTACATGTGAATGCTTATAGACTGCAAGGTTATCAATTATCATGTTGTTTTATGGTTTATTACTTTTCAAGTAACGCTACTCCGAATAGATCTCAACTCAACACATTCGATAAAATaaagggaaagggtcaaaaatggccctctactttgggaaaaagagctaaaaatatccttcattataaatttggataaaaaatatccgctattaaagttttcaaatatactcctgTCTAATGGAAATCCCCAACATAatctgattttatttttaaactcgCTCCATTTAAACTCGATCCAACTACGTAAAAAATTCATATGCCACCAACTTGTTCCCGAGTACTACATCTGAAGCCACTAGTCACAGGAGCGGGTAACCCATAtgggttttttatttagttgggtcggatttaaaaataaaatcaggTTATGTTGAggatttccgttaagacaggggtatatttgaaaactttaatgacgggaggggtatttttgacccaaatttgtttggaggatatttttagcccttttctcaaagtagaggggtatttttgacccttttcctaaaataaaagatgataAATTAGCTTGTTCATATTTAAATGATAAATCAGCTTGTTCATATTTACTTATTTCCTACTTTAATTAGtcaaaatttcaaatcttgCACCAGTTAATTACAACGGCTTAGTTAACTGAAAGATActgtataaaaaatattataagtcacaatatttataataaaaagCTTTTTCCCAAAAAGTACCTTGTCAAAGAAATTTTTTgactcttcaaaaataaaaaaatagcagattaaagaaaaaaatatttggggCCTAAGCTCTTTCCCACAATTTCTTTGTgcggagtgcccttcaaatgcactgatctttaatttttgcccctcaaattggtggtctttaattgttggccctttcgcctaataccatgagatTTGGAGTTCGATCCccggctcaataaaaaaaaaaaaaaaaaagacaattttGCAAAGCAGAATTTGTAgtaaagttaggccttaaggcagagttttgcctttaggtataaggcaaaactctgccttcaggtataaggcaaaattttggCATGCCTAGTAGAGTTTTGCCTTAAAACTCTACCTGATCAGGCAGAGTTTGACTTCAggtagagtttcaaactctacctgaaGGTAGCAAAATTCTGCTTGCAGGCAAatctctgccttgcgaatccaactCTATCTTgtgaactttttattttttatttttgactgatcgggggttcgaacccgaaactaAGGGGTtctagcgaaggacaaaaattaaagaccaccaatttaatgggtaaaaattaaagaaaaccaATTTAACGGGGGAAAATTAGAGGtgaaacttacacaaatagctacCTCTTAATGGCTTCTAACTAGTTATagctacaagttgaagatttacaattcgtagctgctTTTTGCTGTATTTCAGTTGTATTtcgcatttttgaaatacagtgaaatataGCGAAATACAGAGAAATACAAAACACGTTAGAGTAAATTTAGGCTCTATTTTTGGaacagatttttaaaaaaattctaagagaaaaaataagctatatttttggaacataatattcttttcctttttaaatagtaagcaaattaaatcaaccatatttcacacAAATCACTGAAGAGTAAAATCAGgccctatttatggaacagttttttattaaaaaaaattatgggattCAATTTAAAACTTCCCATAAATCACGCAAAACAGTTATTCTTCCATAAAAGCTCACAAAtctctctcaacttttatcacaatcaaaactttttgaattaaaaaatcaCTAAAGATCCAAAAACttccaaatacagaaaaatatacactgaaatataatgaaatatggttaattgtttaagaaatataaagttgtagtatgcgtatagacaatggaatacaatgaaatatatcagaaattgtttcataaattagaaatacaaaatgcagaaatacattgaaatacaacgaaatacaaaagtcgtgaaaacaaagtgtagtaaaaataggctctatatttggaacattcactatatttacaacaaaaaaaagataaatacattgaaatatagcGAAATAATATGctgaaatacactgaaatatacgGAAAATTAAATATACTGTTTGTTAATACAcagaaatacactgaaatatactaaaacattttatcaaacacttgataggcatgaagctccacaactctcatcaatggtgttCTAATGGGAAAGAAGCGAGTCATCTCAGATTGCTACAAAAAGAACGTTATCCGGAGATAAAGACTTTCAATTGGACTAGTTAATAAACTTCACTCTGTCGTCCTTCCCCGTTGTTAGAGCTCTTTTTTCACTCCTTCGTCGACCATGGCTTCACTACCACCGGTAGTTGTGCTCATTAgtctttctccatttctctcGCAAAACCATAGTGTATTCTTAAACAAGATTGaatcaaaaataaaactttttttctttttcccatttGTTGCCAGTTGCTTTTCTTGTAAACCACTCATTTTTCCTTATATCAACTTCATCTTTTTACAACTTCCATGTTGTTTCCATTAAAGCTTTCGCGTATCCCATTTTAGCCATTTTCCACGAGAACTCTTTTTTTCTCACAGAAAAGCAATACCCAAACGTCGACCATGGCTTCACTTCAGTCGTCGACCATGGTCACTTTACTCTCGTAGGATTCTTCGATTTGTAAGAGAAAATAAGATCTAGGGTAGGTGATGgaacaaagagagaaagaggggtgagggagaaaataaatttggtaggtgaaagaaaatcaatttaaagGATTAGGAGATGGAacggagagagaaagaggggtgAGGGAGAAAAAAGATTTGATaggtgagagaaaaatatttgaaaaaaaagattGTGGGTAAGTAGGAGAGAGATACCTTATTTTTAGGGAAATACACTGCAGTTACAAAAACAAGCTATAGatggtaatttgataaataattaagctaccaaatataattaaaaataaaggtagctattactaataaataagtcttagaggtagTTATAGGAGGTAAATTTTCCAAATTagagaccaccccaaaataagggtaTTCTGGGAATTGCCCCTTTAGCTAATCAAATTTGAAAAGCCCAATAAACAAAACACCATACCTCTTGGCATTCCAAATTTGGACTTACAATGCCTCCGATCACTCTCTCAAGCGAAATCAAACAGAAATCCCTTTTTCCTGTATTTTTTATagatgattttttaaaattttattttatatttacaagttaattatcatttttatttgccttCCATGATGAATAATGTTCCCTAGAATTCAATAGTGTCCTAATTTGCCTTTGAGTATCAGTATTAACAACATTTCTGTTTAATacggcccccccccccccccccccccccaaaaaaaaaaaaaaactaaaagaagGTAGAAGAGGTCCTAAAAGATGGAATTTTTAAGTTGTTGCAATGGAAAGTCATAAACTTGAGTGATATATGAATTATCTGAATAATGGGGTCTTGAAATTAGTTGTTTTACTATTCTCCCTTTTAATTCAGTTCAGTTTAATGTTCTTGTATAGCTCCAATAACGTACAACTTTTTGTCTAACAATTATTAAGGTAGTTGTTTAACTTTTTCCTGTTTTTCTTCAGATTATAATTGAGTAGGTTGTTTGAAGAAACGAGATGGACGAGTTATTTGGTGGAGAATCACTGGAAACTACTTGTTTCGATGCTACTCGAATTTGTGAAGTAAATACATGGCTTGCTTCTCAATTTGATGCTGTTGGTAAAGATGTCCCTGATTTTGAGTACACTCCTCGAAGCATTGCCGAATTACGCAAAATCGCCACCCTGTCCCATGCCAAAACTCTAGCTGCGACAATTCTTGTCAacgattttcttgaaaaagcaGCAGAGTACAGATCACAAGGTCCTTATTATTCTGTTGTCCTTATTCAATCTAAAATATGGTTAAGATTTAAGGTGCATGTTGACCTAAAATGACTCGAGTGTTTGTGGTTGCAGCTGCAAGGCTAAGAGAGATACTAGAGAATGTAGGATTATTGGCGCAAGAAAATATACCACCTAGTGTGATTTCATCTTCACGTGTCCTTGCAAATATAGCGAATTTGTTAGATATTAGGGATATTGAATTAAGTAGGTAAGTAACTTCACTTACAATTTAACTTCTTTtgcatctttctttctgattttttttgttcttactAGAGAAAAACATTGTAGTTTTCTTGTTGCAGTCGCAGATCTTTCTCTACGAAAAACTACTGTAGAAGAGAGGAAAGCTAAATTTCAGCAGGAATCAAAAGTCCTTCTTGACTTCACTCGGAAGGCTATAGCTAGATTGACTTATTTAAAAAGGTGAATTAATTCGGTTTATCATTTTGCTCTAATGTTTCTTTTGATGCAACTCTTGTGAATTCTAGTCTTCCATCTTTTGTTATGTCCTTAATATAGTTAACTTTCTATTTCTTGCGTAGTCCCTCAATATTCAGAAACAAAAACGTTTTCACAAGAATAAAAATTTACAACCAAATATCATATCTTTTGAATTATGACAGGTCAAGTATAAGGTGCTCTTAGCTATCCATTCATGGCTGCCTGAATATTCTGAACATAAAGGAAAACATTTCGTCAAACTGATAGCGGAGTTGTATAGCATGCTACAAATCCTCACATAGTTACATCTAATACTCTATGGAGGCGAGACACGATAATCATGTACAACTTAATCATATCATTGTTTGAAGAAATTAAATCTGAATATATATCacattataatattatttaatctatataaaaattataatctaTCGCTAAAGTAAACTAAAGGAAAAACATAAAGAGAGAGATTTGCTAATCACTCAACATACATCAACAATTGTGTGAAGAAAACCTATGACCAGCCAGTTGATTCTTTGCAATTCTCATATATTATAAACTAGTGAATCTATCAGTGCTTCGCGCTGCCAACAcatatatttttgaaatgatcGTTTCTTTGCAATTCTCATCTATTATAAACTAGTGAATCTATCAGTGCTTTGCGCGGTCAAACAAATCTTATTGAAATGATCGATAGGCCAATAATGAATTCAcattatataaaaagaaaacactTATAAACATAGTAGTTTTGGGACACGTGCTCTGCACGTGTATACTTAGGATTCATCGTTACTTGACTTGTAGCAAAAACAATTATTACATAAACTGCAAAAATATTCTTAAATATTTGAGTTTAAAACAATATTTATAGCATACAAAAAGTTGATTATTATATctcattttaatatatttaattttttaacttCCTTTCCGGGGATATGCAGTAGTAATCATTTTTTTGAGTTGGTACAAATAACTTTTTGTTTGTAAACACTATACGaagagaaagaggaaaataCAGTTATCCCAGCTATAAAAACTTTCAggatttttttgaaagtttaagtgttttagcaacaatttcaattatttttattttcttttgatacAATCATCTATCCACTGTTAAAAATATCACCATTCTAATTTTGCAATATTCACGCTCATAATAAAACTAAAGATCTTTTGAAATTGGCAAGGaacgaaatttttaaaatagctAAATCAAAATAACTAAAACGATCAAGATATATATCATTTGATACTCCCtccaaatatacaaataaaaaatatcacttcTTTGGTCATACATAATTATATGTTGAATCTTATATATTGTCTTTATATCTAAATAAAATTGTAATCATAACACATTACAAGAAATGAATCAGTTAGTGAAAATTGTAAAACCAGCCTTCCGGAGAAACCAACTCCCTCCCATCCATATTTCACAAATCTGCGCTAGTGCCATAAGCTGAGTCGTGGAGATGGTGGTTTGCATCATCCGTGAATTTTGAAGATAATGAGAGTTGATGACAATATTCAATTTTGACATCCATCAACTTTACATATTTTCCATCTTTtggtttcttttatttctaacAGATTTTTCTTTAAGGGAAAAGAAttgagaggaaaaaagaaagaacatgaaattgaaagattttaaaaggaaatcTGCTCAACCAAAAAACATCCCTGAGGGAAATGTAAATCATTTGTTACCCTCATATAGTTATTTCTTAATGTTCGTTGGGCTTCCCATTtacatatttattataattgaattagcttatATTTAATTACCTGACGGACTCTTAAAATTCTATTTTATATTTACGAAAAGGTTGGCTGAGTTACTCATTAAGATGCACAATTACTATATAGACACACTGTCTCTTCATTTGCTCTAACAGTGTGGTTATTAACTGCATTATCAGATGAGTTTGTTCCAGAATACAAAAAGATTTGACAAGTGCTAATATGCATTGTATATCTTATATTTTCGTATAAAGAGGAGTAGAAAATTAATGACTCAATTAATTATAGAAGTAGTGAAGCGAGGTGCTTTAATGTGTCTACTTTAAtatgctgtttttttttttctcttatcttcttctttattagAATGTGTAATCCCGTTTTGGTACAAAAAATTTCTTGTGGTGATTTTTGCTTGAAG contains:
- the LOC132061648 gene encoding AUGMIN subunit 1-like, with protein sequence MDELFGGESLETTCFDATRICEVNTWLASQFDAVGKDVPDFEYTPRSIAELRKIATLSHAKTLAATILVNDFLEKAAEYRSQAARLREILENVGLLAQENIPPSVISSSRVLANIANLLDIRDIELSSFLVAVADLSLRKTTVEERKAKFQQESKVLLDFTRKAIARLTYLKR